CAGGTCAAAACCGTTTACATCGCCTTTGACGCGGACAAGGCCGGGCAAAGCGCTTTGCCCAAAGTAAAAGAACGGCTGAACGACGCCCATATCCGGGCTTACCCGGTAACCCTGCCTTATGTTAATAACCTAGATAACTGGCCAACAAATTTGAAGGAA
The nucleotide sequence above comes from candidate division TA06 bacterium. Encoded proteins:
- a CDS encoding toprim domain-containing protein gives rise to the protein QVKTVYIAFDADKAGQSALPKVKERLNDAHIRAYPVTLPYVNNLDNWPTNLKEFADNSDW